From one Paenibacillus terrae HPL-003 genomic stretch:
- the purK gene encoding 5-(carboxyamino)imidazole ribonucleotide synthase → MNEACEPAGRVRPPGTRIGILGGGQLGRMLVLAGTNLGYRFVTLDPAPDSPCGQVSEQIRAAYDDEHAARELAGRCDVITYEFENVDAGVAALLEQESSVPQGSSLLYTTQHRLREKRSIEAAGVPVAPYREISSATDMVQAVAELGVPCVLKTTVGGYDGKGQAVIRQPEEAVAAYERLAGSGAELVLEQFIRFRCEISVIVARSTNGEAKAFPPAENIHVNNILHTSIVPARVSESVQEEARRLALAVAESLGAVGLLAVEMFVAENGQLYVNELAPRPHNSGHYTMEGCATSQFEQHIRAICGLPLGSTKLLTPVVMVNVLGEQLEDVVQRFMQPDAEAERLDVVPKLHLYGKSEAKPGRKMGHINLLCQDTEQALEWIGQTNIWGNK, encoded by the coding sequence ATGAATGAGGCATGTGAACCTGCAGGACGCGTCCGTCCTCCGGGTACAAGGATTGGAATTTTGGGAGGCGGCCAACTGGGCAGAATGCTTGTGCTGGCGGGAACAAACCTGGGATATCGCTTTGTGACGCTGGATCCGGCACCGGATAGTCCATGCGGGCAGGTGTCAGAGCAGATTCGTGCCGCCTATGATGACGAGCATGCGGCCAGAGAGCTGGCTGGGCGATGCGATGTGATCACATATGAGTTTGAAAATGTGGATGCGGGTGTAGCTGCGCTTTTGGAGCAGGAATCCAGTGTACCGCAGGGCAGTAGTCTTTTGTACACAACACAGCATCGTCTGCGTGAAAAACGTTCTATTGAGGCGGCTGGCGTTCCGGTAGCTCCGTATCGTGAAATCAGCAGCGCTACGGATATGGTTCAAGCGGTAGCTGAATTGGGTGTGCCGTGCGTGCTCAAAACGACGGTCGGCGGTTATGATGGCAAGGGGCAGGCGGTCATTCGCCAACCGGAGGAAGCCGTAGCTGCCTATGAACGACTGGCGGGTAGCGGTGCGGAGCTGGTGCTGGAGCAGTTTATTCGCTTTCGCTGTGAAATTTCAGTTATCGTAGCTCGTAGCACGAACGGCGAAGCCAAAGCCTTTCCACCTGCGGAAAACATTCATGTGAACAACATTTTGCACACGTCGATCGTACCTGCGCGTGTATCGGAATCGGTACAGGAAGAAGCACGCAGGCTGGCGCTGGCTGTAGCCGAGTCGTTGGGTGCGGTAGGACTGCTCGCTGTAGAAATGTTTGTGGCCGAAAATGGGCAATTGTATGTCAATGAGCTGGCCCCGAGACCGCATAACTCCGGTCATTACACGATGGAGGGCTGCGCGACATCACAATTCGAGCAGCACATACGTGCGATTTGCGGCTTGCCGCTGGGCAGCACGAAGCTGCTGACTCCGGTGGTCATGGTCAATGTGCTGGGGGAGCAATTGGAGGATGTGGTTCAGCGGTTCATGCAGCCTGATGCCGAAGCCGAAAGATTGGATGTTGTACCCAAGCTGCATTTGTATGGAAAAAGTGAAGCCAAGCCAGGCCGAAAGATGGGACATATTAATCTATTGTGCCAG